Proteins encoded in a region of the Aythya fuligula isolate bAytFul2 chromosome 13, bAytFul2.pri, whole genome shotgun sequence genome:
- the GCNA gene encoding acidic repeat-containing protein, which produces MAEPRGRGGRAGPSVSVATPLGPARGRRSPGGSLALYFSSSSDDEFETFLSRMKTPKPVSRKEHASLKDFIDDSDDFFLDCEVRRSTTKKVPKDLQTPKKLTTPGKENACSQKLKYSEVLSDSEDCVFVESSWQDYRNGGVKGSEESQRCMKLPPPQNRKESVATGSPDFLVGRKERSCEKSTEKKTPTVPLRPSAGLESDSSDSEFESLIERVRKRSVPRKPLLNTSKTVYHPSTTENIKPPCEGAQSSEGNGIKTPKSNSISCQETPSRITASVRIPSSESVSCSGSAQTEKKLNVCSVPGCFLQDLSNPASKYVKYFKKSKEELTQKLYALYNSTIFEQKLPENMVIIWNKKMRKTAGYCVTGQTKGPEAQRYARIELSEKVCDSADRLRDTLIHEVCHAATWLINGVRDGHGRFWRFYARKSAMIHPELPMVTRCHNYEIKYKFIYECVLCKTTIGRHSKSLDTERFVCAFCGGRLVLSQPTQKDGTPARTQLTPFAKYVKENYGLTRKEQQGLSHAEVMRKLSADFALKTRLEDFF; this is translated from the exons ATGGCGGAGCccaggggccgggggggccgggccgggccctcCGTGTCCGTCGCCACCCCGCTGGGGCCGGCCCGGGGCCGCCGCTCCCCCGGCGGCAG ccttgcCCTGTACTTTTCATCAAGCAGTGATGATGAATTTGAAACGT TTTTATCTAGAATGAAAACTCCCAAACCAGTCTCCAGAAAGGAGCATGCAAG TTTAAAGGACTTCATCGATGACTCGGATGATTTCTTCTTGGACTGTGAAGTGAGAAGGAGCACAACAAAGAAGG TACCTAAGGATCTTCAGACCCCAAAGAAGTTGACGACTCCTGGAAAGGAAAACGCTTGCTCCCAAAAATTGAAGTATTCAGAGGTTTTAAGTGACAGCGAAGATTGTGTCTTTGTGGAAAGTTCATGGCAAGACTACCGAAATGGGGGAGTGAAAGGCTCGGAAGAGAGTCAGAGGTGCATGAAACTCCCACCCCCACAAAATCGGAAAGAGTCAGTTGCCACAGGTAGTCCAGACTTCCTCgttggaaggaaagaaagaagttgtGAAAAgagtacagaaaagaaaacaccaacCGTTCCGCTACGACCGAGTGCAGGGTTAGAATCAGACAGCTCAGACAGTGAATTTGAATCATTGATAGAACGGGTAAGGAAACGAAGTGTACCCCGAAAACCGCTCCTAAACACAAGTAAAACTGTCTACCACCCAAGCACAACAG AAAACATCAAGCCACCCTGTGAAGGTGCCCAGTCCTCAGAAGGGAACGGAATCAAGACACCAAAATCAAACTCCATTTCATGTCAAGAAACACCTTCCAGGATAACAGCTTCTGTGAGAATTCCTAGTAGTGAGTCAGTCAGTTGCTCAGGCTCGgcacagacagagaaaaa GCTTAATGTGTGTTCAGTGCCTGGCTGTTTCTTGCAAGATCTCTCAAATCCAGCTTCCAAGTATGTGAAGTATTTCAAGAAAAGTAAAGAGGAGCTGACACAGAAGCTCTACGCTCTCTATAACAGCACCATCTTTGAGCAGAAG ttaccAGAGAATATGGTAATAATCTGGaacaagaaaatgaggaaaacagcagGATATTGTGTAACGGGGCAAACAAAAGGTCCTGAAGCACAGCGTTACGCTCGCATAGAGCTTTCTGAGAAAGTCTGTGATTCTGCAG ATCGCCTTCGAGACACGCTGATCCACGAGGTTTGCCATGCAGCCACCTGGCTGATCAACGGTGTTCGCGATGGGCATGGGCGATTCTGGAGATTCTACGCCAGGAAATCAGCTATGATTCACCCAGAACTGCCAATGGTAACACGATGCCACAACTATGAGATTAAATACAAATTCATCTATGAGTGTGTGCTGTGCAAAACCAC GATTGGACGTCATTCCAAGTCTCTGGACACGGAGCGCTTCGTGTGTGCATTCTGCGGGGGGCGGCTGGTCCTGAGTCAGCCCACTCAGAAGGATGGCACTCCTGCAAGGACACAGCTCACACCCTTTGCTAAGTATGTGAAAGAGAATTACGGACTTACTAGAAAAGAGCAGCAGGGGTTGAGCCATGCAGAAGTTATGAGGAAACTCAGTGCTGATTTTGCCTTAAAAACTCGGCTTGAAGATTTCTTCTAA
- the OGT gene encoding UDP-N-acetylglucosamine--peptide N-acetylglucosaminyltransferase 110 kDa subunit isoform X2 has translation MATSVGNVADSTGLAELAHREYQAGDFEAAERHCMQLWRQEPDNTGVLLLLSSIHFQCRRLDRSAHFSTLAIKQNPLLAEAYSNLGNVYKERGQLQEAIEHYRHALRLKPDFIDGYINLAAALVAAGDMEGAVQAYVSALQYNPDLYCVRSDLGNLLKALGRLEEAKACYLKAIETQPNFAVAWSNLGCVFNAQGEIWLAIHHFEKAVTLDPNFLDAYINLGNVLKEARIFDRAVAAYLRALSLSPNHAVVHGNLACVYYEQGLIDLAIDTYRRAIELQPHFPDAYCNLANALKEKGSVAEAEECYNTALRLCPTHADSLNNLANIKREQGNIEEAVRLYRKALEVFPEFAAAHSNLASVLQQQGKLQEALMHYKEAIRISPTFADAYSNMGNTLKEMQDVQGALQCYTRAIQINPAFADAHSNLASIHKDSGNIPEAIASYRTALKLKPDFPDAYCNLAHCLQIVCDWTDYDERMKKLVSIVADQLEKNRLPSVHPHHSMLYPLSHSFRKAIAERHGNLCLDKINVLHKPPYEHPKDLKASEGRLRIGYVSSDFGNHPTSHLMQSIPGMHNPDKFEVFCYALSPDDGTNFRVKVMAEANHFIDLSQIPCNGKAADRIHQDGIHILINMNGYTKGARNELFALRPAPIQAMWLGYPGTSGALFMDYIITDKETSPVEVAEQYSEKLAYMPNTFFIGDHANMFPHLKKKAVIDFKSNGHIYDNRIVLNGIDLKAFLDSLPDVKIVKMKCPDSGDNADSNAALSMPVIPMNTIAEAVIEMINRGQIQITINGFNISNGLATTQINNKAATGEEVPRTIIVTTRSQYGLPEDAVVYCNFNQLYKIDPSTLQMWANILKRVPNSVLWLLRFPAVGEPNIQQYAQNLGLSQNRIIFSPVAPKEEHVRRGQLADVCLDTPLCNGHTTGMDVLWAGTPMVTMPGETLASRVAASQLTCLGCLELIAKSRQEYEDIAVKLGTDLEYLKKIRGKVWKQRISSPLFNTKQYTMDLERLYLQMWDHYAAGNKPDHMIKPVEASESA, from the exons ATGGCGACCTCCGTGGGGAACGTGGCGGACAGCACAG GGTTAGCGGAGTTGGCTCATCGTGAATATCAGGCAGGAGACTTTGAAGCAGCAGAGAGACACTGCATGCAGCTTTGGAGACAAGAGCCTGATAATACTGGTGTGCTTTTATTACTATCATCCATTCACTTCCAGTGCCGCAGATTGGACAG GTCTGCTCACTTCAGCACTTTGGCTATTAAACAGAATCCGCTGTTGGCCGAAGCCTACTCGAATCTAGGCAATGTGTACAAGGAACGTGGACAGCTACAAGAAGCTATCGAACATTACAGACACGCACTACGCCTCAAACCAGATTTCATTGATGGATATATTAATCTGGCTGCTGCGCTGGTAGCCGCAGGAGATATGGAAGGAGCAGTACAGGCATATGTGTCTGCCCTTCAGTACAACCCT GACTTGTACTGTGTTCGTAGTGACCTGGGGAACCTGCTCAAAGCCCTGGGTCGCTTGGAAGAAGCCAAG GCCTGTTACTTAAAAGCAATTGAGACTCAACCAAACTTTGCAGTGGCATGGAGTAATCTTGGCTGTGTTTTCAATGCCCAAGGAGAAATCTGGCTTGCAATTCATCACTTTGAAAAG GCTGTAACGCTTGACCCAAACTTTTTGGATGCTTATATCAATCTGGGAAATGTCCTGAAGGAAGCAAGGATATTTGACAG AGCCGTAGCAGCTTATCTACGAGCCTTGAGTTTGAGTCCAAATCATGCAGTTGTGCACGGCAACCTTGCTTGTGTGTATTATGAGCAAGGACTGATAGACCTAGCAATAGACACCTACAGGAGGGCTATTGAACTACAACCCCACTTCCCTGATGCCTATTGTAACTTGGCCAATGCCTTGAAGGAGAAAGGCAGT GTGGCTGAAGCAGAAGAATGCTACAATACAGCTCTTCGACTTTGTCCCACTCATGCAGATTCTCTCAACAACCTAGCAAACATCAAACGGGAGCAGGGGAACATTGAGGAAGCTGTCCGCCTGTACCGCAAGGCTCTTGAG gtGTTTCCAGAGTTTGCTGCTGCACATTCAAATTTAGCAAGTGTTCTGCAACAGCAAGGAAAGTTACAGGAAGCTCTGATGCATTACAAAGAGGCTATTCG AATCAGCCCCACATTTGCAGATGCTTATTCTAATATGGGAAATACTTTGAAGGAAATGCAGGATGTTCAAGGAGCTCTACAGTGCTATACCCGTGCCATTCAGATAAACCCAGCTTTTGCTGATGCCCATAGCAACCTGGCATCTATTCACAAG GATTCAGGGAATATACCAGAAGCCATTGCCTCCTACCGCACTGCTCTGAAACTGAAACCTGACTTCCCTGATGCCTACTGTAACTTAGCCCACTGTTTGCAG ATCGTGTGTGACTGGACAGATTATGATGAAAGAATGAAGAAGCTGGTTAGCATTGTGGCTGAtcagctggagaaaaacagactGCCTTCTGTCCACCCTCATCACAGCATGCTGTATCCCCTTTCTCACAGTTTTAGGAAGGCTATTGCTGAGAGACATGGAAATCTGTGCTTGGACAAG ATTAATGTTCTTCACAAGCCGCCATATGAGCATCCTAAGGATCTGAAGGCCAGTGAAGGTCGACTTCGTATTGGCTATGTGAGCTCTGATTTTGGAAACCATCCAACATCACACCTAATGCAGTCAATCCCAGGCATGCATAACCCAGACAAATTTGAG GTATTCTGTTATGCCCTGAGTCCTGATGATGGTACAAACTTCCGTGTAAAAGTGATGGCTGAAGCAAATCATTTCATTGACTTATCTCAG atACCGTGtaatggaaaagcagcagaccGCATCCATCAGGATGGGATACACATTCTCATTAACATGAATGGCTACACCAAAGGAGCCCGAAATGAATTATTCGCTTTGAGACCAGCACCTATTCAG gcaatgtgGTTAGGGTATCCTGGAACCAGTGGGGCATTGTTCATGGATTACATCATTACGGATAAAGAAACTTCTCCAGTTGAGGTAGCTGAGCAGTATTCAGAGAAACTAGCTTACATGCCAAACACTTTCTTCATTGGAGACCATGCCAACATGTTCCCCCATCTGAAG aaaaaagcAGTCATTGATTTCAAGTCCAATGGTCACATTTACGATAACAGAATTGTTTTGAATGGTATTGACTTGAAGGCTTTCCTTGACAGCCTCCCTGATGTCAAGATTGTTAAG ATGAAGTGTCCTGATAGTGGAGACAATGCAGACAGCAATGCTGCCCTCAGTATGCCAGTCATTCCTATGAATACAATTGCAGAAGCTGTGATTGAGATGATTAATCGTGGACAAATTCAGATAACTATCAATGGATTCAACATTAGTAATGGACTAGCAACTACTCAG ATTAACAACAAAGCAGCAACTGGAGAAGAAGTTCCACGAACTATAATTGTTACTACCCGTTCTCAATATGGCTTGCCAGAGGATGCTGTTGTATACTGCAACTTTAATCAGCTGTATAAGATTGACCCTTCCACTTTACAGATGTGGGCTAAT ATCCTAAAAAGAGTTCCAAACAGTGTGCTGTGGCTGCTACGTTTCCCGGCTGTAGGAGAACCCAATATTCAGCAGTATGCACAAAACTTGGGTCTTTCCCAAAATCGAATCATCTTTTCTCCTGTTGCCCCCAAAGAAGAACACGTGAGGAGGGGGCAATTGGCTGATGTTTGTCTAGACACTCCGCTTTGCAACGGGCACACAACTGGGATGGATGTCCTGTGGGCTGGGACTCCTATGGTCACTATGCCAG gtgAAACACTTGCATCCCGAGTTGCTGCCTCCCAGCTTACTTGCCTTGGTTGTCTTGAGCTCATTGCAAAAAGTAGGCAGGAATATGAAGATATTGCTGTGAAACTGGGAACTGATCTGGAATA CCTGAAAAAAATCCGTGGCAAAGTCTGGAAGCAGAGAATATCCAGTCCTTTGTTCAACACCAAGCAGTACACAATGGACCTGGAGCGGCTTTATCTTCAGATGTGGGATCACTATGCTGCCGGCAACAAACCAGACCACATGATAAAGCCAGTAGAGGCCAGTGAATCTGCATGA
- the OGT gene encoding UDP-N-acetylglucosamine--peptide N-acetylglucosaminyltransferase 110 kDa subunit isoform X1, translating to MATSVGNVADSTEPTKRMLSFQGLAELAHREYQAGDFEAAERHCMQLWRQEPDNTGVLLLLSSIHFQCRRLDRSAHFSTLAIKQNPLLAEAYSNLGNVYKERGQLQEAIEHYRHALRLKPDFIDGYINLAAALVAAGDMEGAVQAYVSALQYNPDLYCVRSDLGNLLKALGRLEEAKACYLKAIETQPNFAVAWSNLGCVFNAQGEIWLAIHHFEKAVTLDPNFLDAYINLGNVLKEARIFDRAVAAYLRALSLSPNHAVVHGNLACVYYEQGLIDLAIDTYRRAIELQPHFPDAYCNLANALKEKGSVAEAEECYNTALRLCPTHADSLNNLANIKREQGNIEEAVRLYRKALEVFPEFAAAHSNLASVLQQQGKLQEALMHYKEAIRISPTFADAYSNMGNTLKEMQDVQGALQCYTRAIQINPAFADAHSNLASIHKDSGNIPEAIASYRTALKLKPDFPDAYCNLAHCLQIVCDWTDYDERMKKLVSIVADQLEKNRLPSVHPHHSMLYPLSHSFRKAIAERHGNLCLDKINVLHKPPYEHPKDLKASEGRLRIGYVSSDFGNHPTSHLMQSIPGMHNPDKFEVFCYALSPDDGTNFRVKVMAEANHFIDLSQIPCNGKAADRIHQDGIHILINMNGYTKGARNELFALRPAPIQAMWLGYPGTSGALFMDYIITDKETSPVEVAEQYSEKLAYMPNTFFIGDHANMFPHLKKKAVIDFKSNGHIYDNRIVLNGIDLKAFLDSLPDVKIVKMKCPDSGDNADSNAALSMPVIPMNTIAEAVIEMINRGQIQITINGFNISNGLATTQINNKAATGEEVPRTIIVTTRSQYGLPEDAVVYCNFNQLYKIDPSTLQMWANILKRVPNSVLWLLRFPAVGEPNIQQYAQNLGLSQNRIIFSPVAPKEEHVRRGQLADVCLDTPLCNGHTTGMDVLWAGTPMVTMPGETLASRVAASQLTCLGCLELIAKSRQEYEDIAVKLGTDLEYLKKIRGKVWKQRISSPLFNTKQYTMDLERLYLQMWDHYAAGNKPDHMIKPVEASESA from the exons ATGGCGACCTCCGTGGGGAACGTGGCGGACAGCACAG AACCAACGAAACGTATGCTTTCCTTCCAAGGGTTAGCGGAGTTGGCTCATCGTGAATATCAGGCAGGAGACTTTGAAGCAGCAGAGAGACACTGCATGCAGCTTTGGAGACAAGAGCCTGATAATACTGGTGTGCTTTTATTACTATCATCCATTCACTTCCAGTGCCGCAGATTGGACAG GTCTGCTCACTTCAGCACTTTGGCTATTAAACAGAATCCGCTGTTGGCCGAAGCCTACTCGAATCTAGGCAATGTGTACAAGGAACGTGGACAGCTACAAGAAGCTATCGAACATTACAGACACGCACTACGCCTCAAACCAGATTTCATTGATGGATATATTAATCTGGCTGCTGCGCTGGTAGCCGCAGGAGATATGGAAGGAGCAGTACAGGCATATGTGTCTGCCCTTCAGTACAACCCT GACTTGTACTGTGTTCGTAGTGACCTGGGGAACCTGCTCAAAGCCCTGGGTCGCTTGGAAGAAGCCAAG GCCTGTTACTTAAAAGCAATTGAGACTCAACCAAACTTTGCAGTGGCATGGAGTAATCTTGGCTGTGTTTTCAATGCCCAAGGAGAAATCTGGCTTGCAATTCATCACTTTGAAAAG GCTGTAACGCTTGACCCAAACTTTTTGGATGCTTATATCAATCTGGGAAATGTCCTGAAGGAAGCAAGGATATTTGACAG AGCCGTAGCAGCTTATCTACGAGCCTTGAGTTTGAGTCCAAATCATGCAGTTGTGCACGGCAACCTTGCTTGTGTGTATTATGAGCAAGGACTGATAGACCTAGCAATAGACACCTACAGGAGGGCTATTGAACTACAACCCCACTTCCCTGATGCCTATTGTAACTTGGCCAATGCCTTGAAGGAGAAAGGCAGT GTGGCTGAAGCAGAAGAATGCTACAATACAGCTCTTCGACTTTGTCCCACTCATGCAGATTCTCTCAACAACCTAGCAAACATCAAACGGGAGCAGGGGAACATTGAGGAAGCTGTCCGCCTGTACCGCAAGGCTCTTGAG gtGTTTCCAGAGTTTGCTGCTGCACATTCAAATTTAGCAAGTGTTCTGCAACAGCAAGGAAAGTTACAGGAAGCTCTGATGCATTACAAAGAGGCTATTCG AATCAGCCCCACATTTGCAGATGCTTATTCTAATATGGGAAATACTTTGAAGGAAATGCAGGATGTTCAAGGAGCTCTACAGTGCTATACCCGTGCCATTCAGATAAACCCAGCTTTTGCTGATGCCCATAGCAACCTGGCATCTATTCACAAG GATTCAGGGAATATACCAGAAGCCATTGCCTCCTACCGCACTGCTCTGAAACTGAAACCTGACTTCCCTGATGCCTACTGTAACTTAGCCCACTGTTTGCAG ATCGTGTGTGACTGGACAGATTATGATGAAAGAATGAAGAAGCTGGTTAGCATTGTGGCTGAtcagctggagaaaaacagactGCCTTCTGTCCACCCTCATCACAGCATGCTGTATCCCCTTTCTCACAGTTTTAGGAAGGCTATTGCTGAGAGACATGGAAATCTGTGCTTGGACAAG ATTAATGTTCTTCACAAGCCGCCATATGAGCATCCTAAGGATCTGAAGGCCAGTGAAGGTCGACTTCGTATTGGCTATGTGAGCTCTGATTTTGGAAACCATCCAACATCACACCTAATGCAGTCAATCCCAGGCATGCATAACCCAGACAAATTTGAG GTATTCTGTTATGCCCTGAGTCCTGATGATGGTACAAACTTCCGTGTAAAAGTGATGGCTGAAGCAAATCATTTCATTGACTTATCTCAG atACCGTGtaatggaaaagcagcagaccGCATCCATCAGGATGGGATACACATTCTCATTAACATGAATGGCTACACCAAAGGAGCCCGAAATGAATTATTCGCTTTGAGACCAGCACCTATTCAG gcaatgtgGTTAGGGTATCCTGGAACCAGTGGGGCATTGTTCATGGATTACATCATTACGGATAAAGAAACTTCTCCAGTTGAGGTAGCTGAGCAGTATTCAGAGAAACTAGCTTACATGCCAAACACTTTCTTCATTGGAGACCATGCCAACATGTTCCCCCATCTGAAG aaaaaagcAGTCATTGATTTCAAGTCCAATGGTCACATTTACGATAACAGAATTGTTTTGAATGGTATTGACTTGAAGGCTTTCCTTGACAGCCTCCCTGATGTCAAGATTGTTAAG ATGAAGTGTCCTGATAGTGGAGACAATGCAGACAGCAATGCTGCCCTCAGTATGCCAGTCATTCCTATGAATACAATTGCAGAAGCTGTGATTGAGATGATTAATCGTGGACAAATTCAGATAACTATCAATGGATTCAACATTAGTAATGGACTAGCAACTACTCAG ATTAACAACAAAGCAGCAACTGGAGAAGAAGTTCCACGAACTATAATTGTTACTACCCGTTCTCAATATGGCTTGCCAGAGGATGCTGTTGTATACTGCAACTTTAATCAGCTGTATAAGATTGACCCTTCCACTTTACAGATGTGGGCTAAT ATCCTAAAAAGAGTTCCAAACAGTGTGCTGTGGCTGCTACGTTTCCCGGCTGTAGGAGAACCCAATATTCAGCAGTATGCACAAAACTTGGGTCTTTCCCAAAATCGAATCATCTTTTCTCCTGTTGCCCCCAAAGAAGAACACGTGAGGAGGGGGCAATTGGCTGATGTTTGTCTAGACACTCCGCTTTGCAACGGGCACACAACTGGGATGGATGTCCTGTGGGCTGGGACTCCTATGGTCACTATGCCAG gtgAAACACTTGCATCCCGAGTTGCTGCCTCCCAGCTTACTTGCCTTGGTTGTCTTGAGCTCATTGCAAAAAGTAGGCAGGAATATGAAGATATTGCTGTGAAACTGGGAACTGATCTGGAATA CCTGAAAAAAATCCGTGGCAAAGTCTGGAAGCAGAGAATATCCAGTCCTTTGTTCAACACCAAGCAGTACACAATGGACCTGGAGCGGCTTTATCTTCAGATGTGGGATCACTATGCTGCCGGCAACAAACCAGACCACATGATAAAGCCAGTAGAGGCCAGTGAATCTGCATGA